The following are from one region of the Leclercia sp. AS011 genome:
- a CDS encoding cellulose biosynthesis protein BcsC — translation MDNKNKTAGHLPVLCLVSGLAIGGLQGAQAADATQSANNPALKALFDQANYWHEKSHDNLAMESLKKVLMVDANNTQALYLMALWSQQAGDIKGAAQWRERLAAVSPQDANLQALDNAKQMQQVPRGQLELARQQARSGNIPAALATWQSLFTGNQPPPSLAPEYYLTMAGDKSLYPQAVSELRQLRVQYPQDNNVKIALGKVLTYQESTRREGMNILQDLASGNQDADKSLRQALLWLGPQAGDEAYYQTFLQRHPNDTAVQDYYRKSIGGAAKGEGYAALNSGNTDTARGQFEQVLKANPEDADALAGMGYVALRKGDYAAGAQYLNRAASLGGAASDERKQQAQDAEFYGQLAQAQAAYKQGNVSQALALSAPLTQRSGEQGAAAKLFRADVQRHNKDYTAAEQTLRGLLTEQPNNGSARENLYYVLREQNKTAEAQAMLQTLPASLQARLAPRVSGGNPTDPLRRQAQQAAASGDPQRAIALLQQGTARYPSDPWLRLDLARLLQKQGRSAEAANVMTPAFRPNASNSELYAAALFASENNAWQQSQTLLSRIPASSQNSDMRELSQRVNYNLQMDVAERYLAQGDRTAAANTLKALAARPPQSPADAGKLARMLAQSGDVTTAVSVVHDNMRRGVQGNAGDYADQVAVLNQAGLGGEAQAWLASPELQSRSTPTQLASIRNGYVINEADRLRVQGNYAAAYDKLIRAMQNDPQNTDLMFAMARVYQSGKMNKEAGVVYDYLMTRDTPQQDARAGAIDVALASNNVDKAKQLSAGLTNDSTPERLLLLARVSEAQGNHQQAMSYLRTARGKLLGLQNNTGETAPMLGGLALADNPFVGTSSSGAVADPASLYGQAMPWQVAQLARNPQTAPPGTVRTDLPVETAQAGTLRQVDNMMEMLVDKTATWARGSTALRARDGEEGLSKLTEIKAPLQWSTVPFGDSRLDVNVTPISLDAGTSSEESSRRFGTGALIQGGVAEELYNASTTTPPELPNIDKIKVPSQGSQSAQGVEVAMALTGEQYKLDVGSTPLGQDLNTLVGGVQWSPQLTDYLKLVLTGERRAVVDSLLSYVGVEDKYSGKKWGQVTKNGGSAQLSYDNTDAGFYAGFGIYDYIGENVPSNTSVNGSAGVYFRPYYAADRELKAGINMNYMNFDKNLSYFSYGQGGYFSPQDYISVSFPVDYTQKFDNWKLGLGASVGYQSYSQDESPYFPTDKAMQRQLEDYVSRGFAKEAFYKGNSENGLGYNLRASTDYKLNKDMTIGGQVGYDTFGDYNESTATLYFRYLLGNK, via the coding sequence ATGGACAATAAAAACAAAACCGCCGGACATCTGCCTGTACTTTGCCTGGTCAGCGGGCTGGCGATCGGGGGCCTCCAGGGTGCCCAGGCGGCAGATGCCACGCAGTCGGCCAATAACCCGGCGCTGAAAGCGCTGTTCGATCAGGCCAACTACTGGCACGAGAAGTCTCACGATAACCTGGCAATGGAATCGCTGAAGAAAGTGCTGATGGTCGACGCCAACAACACCCAGGCGTTGTACCTGATGGCCCTGTGGTCGCAGCAGGCCGGTGACATCAAAGGGGCGGCCCAGTGGCGCGAGCGTTTAGCGGCGGTTTCGCCGCAGGATGCCAATTTGCAGGCGCTGGATAATGCCAAACAGATGCAGCAGGTGCCGCGCGGCCAGCTGGAGCTGGCCCGTCAGCAGGCGCGCAGCGGCAACATTCCCGCCGCGCTGGCCACCTGGCAGAGCCTGTTTACCGGCAACCAGCCGCCGCCGAGCCTCGCCCCGGAATACTATCTGACCATGGCGGGGGACAAGTCCCTCTACCCGCAGGCGGTGAGCGAGCTGCGGCAGCTGCGCGTGCAGTATCCGCAGGATAACAACGTCAAAATCGCGTTGGGCAAAGTGCTGACCTACCAGGAGAGCACCCGTCGCGAGGGGATGAACATCCTGCAGGATCTGGCGAGCGGCAATCAGGATGCGGATAAATCCCTGCGTCAGGCCCTGCTGTGGCTCGGGCCGCAGGCGGGCGACGAAGCCTACTACCAGACCTTCCTCCAGCGTCATCCGAACGACACGGCGGTGCAGGATTATTATCGCAAGAGCATCGGTGGGGCGGCCAAAGGCGAAGGCTATGCGGCGCTGAACAGCGGCAATACCGATACCGCGCGCGGCCAGTTTGAGCAGGTGCTGAAGGCCAACCCGGAAGATGCCGATGCGCTGGCCGGGATGGGCTACGTGGCCCTGCGCAAGGGCGACTACGCCGCGGGGGCGCAGTACCTGAACCGGGCGGCCAGCCTTGGCGGTGCGGCCTCTGACGAGCGCAAACAGCAGGCGCAGGATGCCGAATTCTACGGCCAACTGGCCCAGGCCCAGGCGGCGTATAAGCAGGGTAACGTCAGCCAGGCGCTGGCCCTGAGCGCCCCCCTGACCCAGCGCAGCGGCGAGCAGGGGGCGGCGGCGAAGCTGTTCCGCGCCGACGTCCAGCGGCATAACAAAGACTACACCGCGGCAGAGCAGACCCTGCGCGGCCTGCTGACCGAGCAGCCGAATAACGGCTCGGCGCGGGAAAACCTCTACTACGTCCTGCGCGAGCAGAACAAAACCGCCGAAGCCCAGGCGATGTTGCAGACCCTGCCCGCCAGCCTGCAGGCGAGGCTGGCACCGCGCGTCTCCGGCGGCAACCCGACCGATCCGCTGCGTCGTCAGGCCCAGCAGGCTGCGGCCAGCGGCGATCCGCAGCGCGCCATCGCCCTGTTACAGCAGGGCACGGCCCGCTATCCGTCCGATCCCTGGCTGCGTCTGGATCTGGCCCGTCTGCTGCAGAAGCAGGGGCGAAGCGCGGAGGCGGCTAACGTCATGACCCCTGCGTTCCGTCCGAACGCCAGCAACAGCGAACTCTACGCGGCGGCCCTGTTCGCCAGCGAAAACAACGCCTGGCAGCAGTCGCAAACCCTGCTGTCGCGCATTCCGGCCTCCAGCCAGAACAGCGATATGCGCGAGCTCTCCCAGCGGGTGAATTACAACCTGCAGATGGACGTGGCCGAACGCTATCTGGCCCAGGGCGACCGCACCGCGGCGGCCAACACCCTGAAAGCGCTGGCGGCACGTCCGCCGCAAAGCCCGGCCGATGCGGGCAAGCTGGCGCGGATGCTGGCCCAGAGTGGCGATGTCACCACTGCGGTGAGCGTGGTGCATGACAACATGCGCCGCGGGGTGCAGGGTAACGCCGGGGATTATGCCGATCAGGTGGCGGTCCTGAACCAGGCCGGACTGGGCGGCGAAGCTCAGGCCTGGCTTGCCAGCCCGGAGCTGCAATCGCGCAGTACCCCGACCCAGCTGGCGAGCATTCGCAACGGCTACGTGATCAACGAGGCCGATCGTCTGCGCGTGCAGGGCAACTACGCGGCGGCTTACGACAAGCTGATCCGCGCCATGCAAAACGATCCGCAGAACACCGACCTGATGTTTGCCATGGCCCGCGTCTATCAGTCCGGGAAGATGAACAAAGAGGCCGGGGTGGTTTACGACTACCTGATGACCCGCGACACGCCGCAGCAGGATGCACGCGCCGGGGCCATCGACGTGGCCCTTGCCAGCAACAATGTGGATAAAGCGAAGCAGCTTTCCGCCGGGCTGACCAACGACAGTACCCCGGAGCGCTTGCTGCTGCTGGCCCGGGTCTCCGAGGCTCAGGGCAACCATCAGCAGGCGATGAGCTATCTGCGCACCGCGCGCGGCAAGCTGCTCGGCCTGCAAAACAATACCGGCGAAACGGCCCCGATGCTGGGTGGCCTGGCGCTGGCGGACAACCCGTTTGTTGGCACCTCCAGTTCGGGCGCGGTGGCAGATCCTGCGTCCCTCTACGGCCAGGCGATGCCGTGGCAGGTGGCCCAGCTGGCGCGTAATCCACAGACCGCCCCGCCAGGCACCGTGCGTACCGATCTGCCGGTGGAAACCGCCCAGGCCGGGACGCTGCGTCAGGTGGATAACATGATGGAGATGCTGGTGGACAAAACCGCCACCTGGGCGCGGGGCTCTACCGCTCTGCGCGCCCGTGATGGCGAAGAGGGGCTGAGCAAGCTGACGGAGATCAAGGCCCCGCTGCAGTGGTCCACGGTGCCGTTCGGCGATTCGCGTCTGGATGTGAACGTCACGCCGATCAGCCTCGATGCTGGTACCTCTTCCGAGGAGTCCAGCCGCCGGTTTGGTACCGGGGCGCTGATCCAGGGCGGGGTGGCCGAGGAGCTGTATAACGCCTCCACCACCACGCCGCCTGAGCTGCCGAACATCGACAAGATCAAGGTGCCGTCCCAGGGCTCGCAAAGTGCGCAGGGCGTGGAAGTGGCGATGGCGCTTACCGGCGAGCAGTACAAACTTGATGTCGGCTCCACGCCGCTGGGCCAGGATCTGAACACCCTGGTGGGTGGCGTGCAGTGGTCGCCGCAGCTGACGGATTACCTCAAGCTGGTGCTGACCGGCGAGCGTCGCGCGGTGGTGGACAGCCTGCTGTCATACGTCGGGGTGGAAGACAAGTACAGCGGCAAGAAGTGGGGCCAGGTCACCAAAAACGGCGGCAGCGCCCAGCTGAGCTATGACAATACCGATGCGGGCTTCTACGCCGGATTTGGCATCTACGACTACATCGGCGAGAACGTGCCGAGCAACACCAGCGTCAACGGTTCGGCGGGGGTCTATTTCCGTCCGTACTATGCTGCCGATCGCGAGTTAAAAGCCGGCATCAACATGAACTACATGAACTTCGACAAGAACCTGAGCTACTTCAGCTACGGTCAGGGGGGGTATTTCAGTCCGCAGGATTACATCAGCGTCTCCTTCCCGGTGGATTACACCCAGAAGTTCGACAACTGGAAGCTGGGCTTAGGGGCGTCGGTGGGGTATCAGTCCTACTCCCAGGATGAGAGCCCGTACTTCCCGACGGATAAGGCCATGCAGAGACAGCTGGAAGATTATGTCTCCCGTGGCTTCGCCAAAGAGGCATTCTACAAAGGCAACAGCGAGAACGGGCTGGGGTATAACCTGCGCGCATCCACCGACTACAAACTTAATAAAGACATGACCATCGGCGGGCAGGTGGGGTATGACACCTTCGGGGATTACAACGAAAGTACCGCGACCCTCTACTTCCGCTACCTTCTGGGGAACAAGTGA
- the bcsD gene encoding cellulose biosynthesis protein BcsD has product MNDQQLLQYYQNQQTQSGWFSLIHVMVEKMVANVGEAQSRSFLVQMGDALGERFPLALAHTLGELEAQINARLAAFDWGYIDMDASDTAIRIVHTAIPVPPEEAKQMAWNHAFSAVLEGLYARWLREQGGKSHVSLWREASPSATVIHFRYQNNQ; this is encoded by the coding sequence ATGAATGACCAACAGCTTTTACAGTATTACCAGAATCAACAGACGCAGTCCGGTTGGTTTTCGCTGATCCACGTGATGGTTGAGAAGATGGTCGCCAACGTCGGCGAGGCGCAGAGCCGCTCGTTCCTCGTGCAGATGGGCGACGCGCTGGGCGAACGCTTCCCGCTGGCGCTTGCCCACACCCTGGGCGAACTCGAAGCGCAGATCAATGCCCGGCTCGCGGCTTTTGACTGGGGCTATATTGATATGGATGCCAGCGACACGGCGATCCGCATCGTGCATACCGCCATACCGGTGCCGCCGGAAGAGGCAAAACAGATGGCGTGGAACCACGCCTTCAGCGCAGTGCTGGAGGGGCTCTACGCTCGCTGGCTGCGCGAGCAGGGCGGCAAATCACACGTATCGCTGTGGCGCGAGGCTTCCCCCTCGGCTACGGTTATCCATTTCAGATATCAAAACAATCAATAA
- a CDS encoding glycosyl hydrolase family 8: protein MWQRSKTLILVLGMILSHQAFAGPAWDSYKARFLMADGRIIDTGNNSVSHTEGQGFAMMMAVRNNDRAGFDKIWGWTKKNLQNPQTGLFYWRYNPVAPDPIADRNNATDGDTFIAWALLKAGTQWNDSSYLNASDAITKSLLARNVISFAGYRVMLPGAKGFNLNSYVNLNPSYFIFPAWEDFAKRSHLTVWRDLINDGQKLLVKMRFGNTQMPADWVSLYADGHVTPAKEWPARFSYDAIRVPLYIKWANASSPLMAPYTAYWGRFARNQTPAWVNVTTGDPAPYMMEGGLLAVRDLAMGQLPAGDPQITTQEDYYSASLKMLVSLAK from the coding sequence ATGTGGCAGCGAAGTAAAACCCTGATTCTGGTGCTGGGGATGATATTAAGTCATCAGGCCTTTGCCGGCCCCGCCTGGGACAGCTACAAAGCGCGATTTTTAATGGCGGATGGCCGCATCATTGATACCGGCAACAACAGTGTGAGCCACACTGAAGGGCAGGGCTTCGCCATGATGATGGCGGTGCGTAACAACGACCGCGCCGGTTTTGACAAAATCTGGGGCTGGACCAAAAAGAACCTGCAAAACCCGCAGACGGGGCTGTTCTACTGGCGTTATAACCCGGTTGCGCCGGACCCGATCGCCGACAGAAACAACGCCACCGATGGCGATACCTTTATCGCCTGGGCGCTGTTAAAAGCGGGCACCCAGTGGAACGACAGCAGCTATCTGAACGCCTCAGACGCCATCACTAAATCGCTGCTGGCCCGCAACGTGATCAGCTTTGCCGGTTACCGCGTGATGCTGCCCGGCGCGAAAGGCTTTAACCTCAACAGCTATGTGAATCTTAACCCGTCCTATTTCATCTTCCCGGCCTGGGAAGATTTCGCGAAGCGCAGTCATCTGACGGTGTGGCGTGATCTCATCAACGACGGGCAGAAGCTGCTGGTGAAAATGCGCTTCGGTAACACCCAGATGCCCGCGGACTGGGTTTCTCTCTATGCCGACGGGCACGTGACCCCGGCGAAAGAGTGGCCGGCGCGCTTTAGCTACGATGCGATCCGCGTCCCGCTGTATATCAAGTGGGCCAATGCCTCCAGCCCGCTGATGGCCCCGTATACCGCGTACTGGGGACGTTTTGCCCGTAATCAGACGCCTGCCTGGGTGAATGTCACCACTGGCGATCCTGCGCCTTATATGATGGAAGGCGGCCTGCTGGCGGTTCGTGATTTGGCGATGGGACAACTCCCGGCGGGCGATCCACAGATCACCACCCAGGAGGATTATTATTCTGCGAGTCTGAAGATGCTGGTGTCGCTGGCGAAATAG
- a CDS encoding PTS ascorbate transporter subunit IIC has protein sequence MDYIIKILGTPAIIVAFIAFLGLALQRSSLTDIIKGTLLAFIGFVLIKTGGSILGGVLTMFSDIFTNAFGLRGVVPSNEAIMALTIDTLGRPAAFILFFAMIINVLLARYTRFKSIYLSLHLIVFMAFSVTAALVGLGYSEQFAIIFGSLVIGAYMAVFPTILSRFSRKIIGHNDYCIAHAASSSYIIGSYLGKWFGDTSVNVEEVKVSGKFSFLKNPDVATFITMFFLLGISSIFAEEAFLNNVLANKPYFVWLLEKSATFAGGLYIAKKGVVMFTEEIVPAFRGFSQVVAPGSVPAVDPMVLFDKSPNAVLVGFLVSFVAELCCVAIFPFIGLPIIIPGIMASFITGGSAAIFGNATGGFRGAVLASFVNGLLLCFLPALVLPLFNHLGVTAVTFADPDFTFLSAIIKYTFGLAH, from the coding sequence GTGGATTACATTATTAAAATACTTGGCACGCCCGCGATTATCGTCGCGTTCATTGCTTTTTTAGGTCTGGCATTACAAAGAAGTAGTCTCACCGATATTATTAAAGGCACCCTCCTCGCCTTTATTGGTTTTGTATTAATTAAAACCGGCGGGAGTATTCTCGGCGGCGTATTAACCATGTTCAGCGATATCTTTACCAATGCGTTTGGCTTGCGTGGGGTCGTGCCCAGCAACGAAGCGATTATGGCGCTGACCATCGATACCCTCGGCCGACCGGCGGCGTTCATATTATTCTTCGCGATGATCATTAACGTGCTGCTGGCCCGTTATACCCGATTTAAATCCATTTACCTGTCGCTGCACCTGATCGTCTTTATGGCCTTTTCGGTCACCGCCGCCCTGGTGGGATTAGGTTATAGCGAGCAGTTCGCCATTATTTTCGGCTCGCTGGTGATCGGCGCTTATATGGCGGTGTTCCCGACCATTCTGTCGCGCTTTAGCCGTAAAATTATCGGCCATAACGATTACTGTATCGCCCATGCCGCCTCCAGTTCCTATATTATCGGCTCGTATCTTGGGAAATGGTTTGGCGATACCTCGGTCAACGTCGAAGAGGTGAAAGTCAGCGGTAAATTCAGCTTCCTGAAAAACCCGGACGTGGCGACCTTTATTACCATGTTCTTCCTGCTGGGCATCTCCTCCATTTTTGCGGAAGAGGCCTTCCTCAACAACGTGCTGGCGAACAAACCTTACTTTGTCTGGCTGCTGGAGAAATCCGCCACCTTCGCGGGCGGTCTCTATATCGCTAAAAAAGGCGTGGTGATGTTTACCGAAGAGATCGTGCCTGCGTTCAGGGGCTTTTCGCAGGTGGTGGCGCCGGGTTCTGTTCCGGCTGTGGATCCGATGGTGCTGTTCGACAAGTCACCGAACGCGGTACTGGTGGGCTTCCTGGTGAGCTTTGTCGCGGAACTATGCTGCGTGGCGATCTTCCCGTTCATCGGTCTGCCGATCATTATCCCGGGCATTATGGCCAGCTTCATAACTGGCGGTAGCGCGGCGATCTTTGGTAACGCAACGGGTGGGTTCCGTGGGGCGGTGCTGGCGAGTTTCGTGAATGGTCTGCTGCTCTGCTTCCTGCCGGCGCTGGTGCTGCCGCTGTTTAACCACCTGGGCGTGACGGCGGTGACCTTTGCGGATCCGGACTTCACCTTCCTGTCCGCTATCATCAAATACACCTTCGGTCTGGCACATTAA
- a CDS encoding P-loop NTPase fold protein gives MNNLTYFTTYINYYNTLIKPGYAVLVTGEWGSGKTHQIKNIFSENEMYYVSLFDISTVEDIYANVFYKMSPIKAFAKGAANGISDANVGIDAMTFGLGGIIGKVANAVIKEEVKTDKVIVFDDIERCSVDINSILGVINKYVEHHGCKVIAIAHDEKIKLSFGESKEKVIGQTLKVEPNIEDIFQYFIKEENKECIPNSIKKCILNTFLASNCKSMRILKHTLKDCLRLFDNIDEKYKQNHNVMDDVFTFFTAFSIAFRYGNIHEVDLTDRAAVCIKYHVSKDKTNAPAILKLSDSYKKNGLTIDLSRNTFNDETLINCLSKGYYDSNSINNDISANRFLESADSPSWLRLMNFDEKTSEETKGVLNDIEYELRNNKLTDPGIILHIFNLKLLMSLIQAHSLTYDEVFNQLHCYLKRLINDNLLPPSQNNKRFNNFRDSSHGYSYWIKDEYRHVSTKMFDLVDHFMIIANKKMYPQYIKEILESFTNIPCDFSELVAPGYNSQGKYAYIDILKSIKPHEFVEHWLNSPLANHQKISRGLKDRYSSGAIYNELSEELTWARKVNAILLHKAAKCTGFERLRLERLMCQI, from the coding sequence ATGAATAATCTTACATATTTTACAACATACATCAATTATTATAACACCCTAATTAAACCAGGTTACGCCGTTCTTGTTACTGGTGAATGGGGGTCAGGAAAGACCCATCAAATAAAAAATATATTTTCAGAAAATGAAATGTATTATGTAAGTCTCTTTGATATTTCAACCGTTGAAGATATATATGCTAACGTTTTTTATAAGATGTCTCCCATTAAAGCTTTCGCAAAAGGCGCGGCTAATGGTATAAGCGACGCTAACGTTGGTATAGATGCTATGACATTTGGGTTAGGTGGGATAATTGGAAAAGTAGCAAACGCTGTAATAAAAGAAGAGGTGAAAACTGATAAGGTTATTGTTTTTGATGATATCGAACGCTGTTCAGTTGACATAAATAGTATTCTAGGAGTAATAAACAAGTATGTTGAGCATCATGGTTGTAAAGTAATTGCGATTGCTCATGACGAAAAAATAAAGTTATCATTTGGTGAGTCTAAAGAAAAAGTCATTGGACAAACATTAAAAGTAGAGCCAAACATTGAAGATATTTTTCAATATTTTATCAAAGAAGAAAACAAAGAATGCATACCTAATTCAATTAAAAAATGCATTCTTAATACATTCCTTGCCTCAAATTGCAAATCAATGCGGATCTTGAAGCACACCTTAAAAGATTGCTTACGTTTATTTGACAATATAGATGAAAAATACAAACAAAATCATAACGTTATGGATGATGTATTTACTTTCTTCACAGCATTTTCTATAGCGTTCAGATACGGAAATATTCACGAGGTAGATCTAACTGACAGAGCAGCCGTCTGCATCAAATATCATGTTTCAAAAGATAAGACCAATGCACCAGCAATACTGAAATTAAGTGACTCTTATAAAAAAAATGGTCTAACAATAGATCTCTCACGAAATACTTTTAACGATGAAACATTGATTAACTGTCTTTCTAAAGGCTACTATGATAGTAATTCAATCAATAATGATATTAGTGCTAATAGATTTTTGGAATCCGCCGACTCGCCTTCATGGTTACGATTGATGAACTTTGACGAAAAGACGTCAGAAGAAACTAAAGGTGTTTTAAATGATATCGAATATGAGCTAAGAAATAATAAGCTTACTGATCCAGGAATAATACTTCACATATTTAATTTAAAACTTTTAATGTCATTAATTCAGGCACATTCACTAACTTATGATGAAGTATTTAATCAACTACATTGCTATCTTAAGCGCCTGATTAATGATAATTTACTCCCCCCATCACAGAACAATAAAAGATTTAATAATTTCAGAGACTCATCGCATGGATATAGTTATTGGATCAAAGATGAATATAGACATGTTTCTACAAAGATGTTCGATTTAGTTGATCACTTCATGATAATTGCAAACAAAAAAATGTACCCGCAGTACATCAAAGAAATTCTTGAGTCTTTTACAAATATACCTTGCGATTTCTCAGAATTAGTGGCTCCCGGCTATAATAGCCAAGGGAAATATGCATATATTGATATACTAAAATCCATTAAACCGCACGAATTTGTAGAACATTGGCTTAACAGCCCGCTTGCAAATCATCAAAAGATCTCACGAGGTTTAAAGGATAGGTATTCCTCTGGAGCTATTTACAATGAGCTATCTGAAGAACTAACTTGGGCTCGAAAAGTAAATGCTATACTACTTCACAAGGCAGCTAAATGTACTGGCTTCGAGCGTTTAAGACTTGAGAGACTGATGTGCCAAATCTGA
- the mug gene encoding G/U mismatch-specific DNA glycosylase, with product MINDILAPGLRVVFCGINPGKSSAHTGFHFAHPGNRFWKVIYQAGFTDKLLKPEEEQQLLDTRCGITMLVERPTVQASEVNLHELRSGGRELIKKMEDYQPAALAILGKQAYEQAFSQRGVQWGKQSITIGVTQVWVLPNPSGLNRATVEKLVEAYRELDEALVTRGL from the coding sequence ATGATCAACGACATCCTTGCGCCAGGCCTGAGGGTGGTGTTCTGCGGCATCAATCCGGGCAAGTCCTCTGCCCATACCGGGTTTCACTTTGCCCATCCGGGAAATCGCTTCTGGAAAGTGATCTATCAGGCCGGGTTTACCGACAAGCTGCTGAAGCCGGAAGAGGAGCAACAGCTGCTGGATACGCGCTGCGGCATCACCATGCTGGTGGAACGGCCGACGGTGCAGGCGAGCGAGGTGAATCTGCATGAGCTGCGCAGCGGCGGACGGGAACTGATTAAGAAGATGGAGGACTATCAGCCCGCGGCGCTGGCGATCCTGGGTAAGCAGGCCTACGAGCAGGCGTTCAGCCAGCGGGGCGTGCAGTGGGGAAAGCAGAGCATTACCATCGGCGTGACCCAGGTGTGGGTGCTGCCTAATCCGAGCGGGCTCAACAGGGCGACGGTGGAGAAGCTGGTGGAGGCGTATCGGGAGCTGGATGAGGCGCTAGTGACGCGGGGGCTTTAG
- the rpoD gene encoding RNA polymerase sigma factor RpoD codes for MADTNQTNKCGYRLMEQNPQSQLKLLVQRGKEQGYLTYAEVNDHLPEDIVDSDQIEDIIQMINDMGIQVMEEAPDADDLLLAENSNNTDEDAEEAAAQVLSSVESEIGRTTDPVRMYMREMGTVELLTREGEIDIAKRIEDGINQVQCSVAEYPEAITYLLEQYDRVEAEEARLSDLITGFVDPNAEEDMAPTATHVGSELSQEEMDDDEDEDEEESDDDSSDDDNSIDPELAREKFGELRAQYVVTRDIIKAKGRSHAAAQEEILKLSEVFKQFRLVPKQFDYLVNSMRVMMDRVRTQERLIMKVCVEQCKMPKKNFITLFTGNETSETWFNAAIAMNKPWSEKLRDVADDVHRGLQKLQQIEEETGLTIEQVKDINRRMSIGEAKARRAKKEMVEANLRLVISIAKKYTNRGLQFLDLIQEGNIGLMKAVDKFEYRRGYKFSTYATWWIRQAITRSIADQARTIRIPVHMIETINKLNRISRQMLQEMGREPTPEELAERMLMPEDKIRKVLKIAKEPISMETPIGDDEDSHLGDFIEDTTLELPLDSATTESLRAATHDVLAGLTAREAKVLRMRFGIDMNTDHTLEEVGKQFDVTRERIRQIEAKALRKLRHPSRSEVLRSFLDD; via the coding sequence ATCGCCGACACCAATCAAACGAATAAGTGTGGATACCGTCTTATGGAGCAAAACCCGCAGTCACAGCTGAAACTTCTTGTCCAACGTGGTAAGGAGCAAGGCTATCTGACCTATGCCGAGGTCAATGACCATCTGCCGGAAGATATCGTCGACTCCGATCAGATCGAAGACATCATCCAAATGATCAATGACATGGGTATTCAGGTGATGGAAGAAGCCCCTGATGCCGATGATCTGTTGCTTGCTGAAAACTCAAACAACACCGATGAAGATGCAGAAGAAGCTGCTGCACAGGTTCTGTCGAGCGTTGAGTCTGAAATCGGCCGCACGACGGACCCGGTGCGCATGTACATGCGTGAAATGGGTACCGTTGAACTGTTGACCCGTGAAGGCGAAATTGACATCGCTAAACGTATCGAAGACGGGATCAACCAGGTTCAGTGCTCCGTTGCCGAATACCCGGAAGCCATTACCTATCTGCTCGAGCAGTACGACCGCGTTGAAGCAGAAGAAGCGCGTCTGTCTGACCTGATCACCGGCTTTGTCGATCCGAACGCGGAAGAAGACATGGCGCCAACGGCGACGCACGTCGGGTCTGAACTGTCTCAGGAAGAGATGGATGATGACGAAGACGAAGACGAAGAAGAGAGCGACGACGACAGCAGCGACGATGACAACAGCATCGACCCTGAACTGGCGCGTGAGAAGTTCGGTGAACTGCGTGCGCAGTATGTCGTCACCCGCGACATCATTAAAGCCAAAGGCCGCAGCCACGCCGCCGCTCAGGAAGAGATCCTGAAGCTTTCTGAAGTGTTCAAACAGTTCCGCCTGGTGCCAAAACAGTTCGATTACCTGGTTAACAGCATGCGCGTCATGATGGACCGCGTCCGTACCCAGGAACGCCTCATCATGAAAGTGTGCGTTGAACAGTGCAAAATGCCGAAGAAGAACTTCATCACCCTCTTCACCGGCAACGAAACCAGCGAAACCTGGTTCAACGCGGCTATCGCGATGAACAAGCCATGGTCCGAAAAGCTGCGTGACGTGGCTGACGATGTGCACCGTGGCCTGCAGAAGCTGCAGCAGATTGAAGAAGAGACCGGCCTGACCATTGAGCAGGTAAAAGACATTAACCGTCGCATGTCCATCGGTGAAGCGAAAGCCCGCCGTGCGAAGAAAGAGATGGTTGAAGCGAACTTGCGTCTGGTTATCTCTATCGCCAAGAAATACACCAACCGTGGTCTGCAGTTCCTGGATCTGATTCAGGAAGGTAACATCGGTCTGATGAAAGCGGTTGATAAGTTCGAATACCGCCGTGGTTACAAGTTCTCCACCTACGCAACCTGGTGGATCCGTCAGGCGATCACCCGCTCTATCGCGGATCAGGCGCGCACCATCCGTATTCCGGTGCATATGATTGAGACCATCAACAAGCTCAACCGTATCTCCCGCCAGATGCTGCAGGAGATGGGCCGCGAGCCGACGCCGGAAGAGCTGGCCGAGCGCATGCTGATGCCGGAAGACAAGATCCGTAAGGTGCTGAAGATCGCCAAAGAGCCAATCTCCATGGAAACGCCAATCGGCGACGATGAAGATTCGCATCTGGGTGACTTCATCGAGGATACCACCCTCGAGCTGCCGCTGGACTCTGCCACCACCGAGAGCCTGCGTGCCGCCACGCACGACGTACTGGCTGGCCTGACCGCCCGTGAAGCGAAAGTCCTGCGTATGCGTTTCGGTATCGATATGAACACCGACCACACGCTGGAAGAAGTGGGTAAACAGTTCGACGTGACCCGCGAACGTATCCGTCAGATCGAAGCGAAGGCGCTGCGTAAGCTGCGTCACCCAAGCCGCTCTGAAGTACTGCGTAGCTTCCTGGACGACTAA